The Phycisphaerae bacterium genome segment CGTGTCCTGGCCCTCGCTGTCTTGGAAGCTGATATACTCGCGGACCTCACATTGGCCGACCTTGATGGCCCGGATGGTATATCGCGGCAAACCCGGCGCGACCGGAGGCCAGCGACGAGGGGTCGTCGGGTCATGGCTGGGTAGGACGATGTCCGCTCTTTCGCGGATCTTCTTCATGCCGGCCCTGCACTGATCCAGGTCCATCCGCACGCCGACAGGAATGTCCTTCTCGATGTTGGCAAGCAGCGACACCGTATCGCCGGTGAGCACCGTACGCCCGTGCGCGGTGTTGACCTGATAGGCCGTCGAGCCCAGCGTATGTCCGCCGACAAAGAACGACTCAATGCCCGGCAAGACCTCCTCGTCCTCGACGAGCACCAGACGCTTGTTCCACTCGGGGTTGTCCCGAAGCATGAACATGATGCGGCCGTGGCCCCAACTGCCCTTGCAGTCATTGGCCGTGGCCAGTTGCCATTCTTGCTTTCCGATGTAGATCCTGGCGTTGGTGAAAGCATCCAGCCCGTCCACGTGGTCGAAGTGCAGGTGAGTGATGAACACGTGGCCGATCTCCGCGGGCTTCAGGCCGAATCGGGCAAGTTGCGCGGCCACGGTTTCCGTCGGGTCCTGAGTGATCGGCTTCTTCAACACCGCGGCCGCTCCTCGGTTCATCTCCGCGACATCGCTCAGCCCCGCGTCGACGAGCATCGGCTTGTCGCCCCCGAGAATCAGCCAGACATAGAGAACGTATTCATAACTCTGCGCCGGATCGCCCCCCTCAAACGCGTCATTACCGGCGATCTCGCATCGACCGTTGCGAAGCGGGTAGATGCGATACTTGGGGATATCTTTACCGAATCTCGTACCGATGGCCGCCGGCTTGGACGCCCGGGACTGCTCGGCGCAAACCCAACATGGCAGGACGACAACAGCAACCGCAGCCGCGACGAGCACCACGCCCCACCGGCACCGCCCGGCTTGCCTTCTGTTCCAGTACGCCATAATTCTGACCATAGCGCGAGCGCCTCTGCCGCCGCTCACCAGGAAACACGACGCCCAACAGTGCCGCTGCGATCAGACAATATAGTCTCTTCCGTCGCGACTGGTGCGCATTTTGCGCGCATGTTTCTGGATCGCGGTACCCTTGGGTTGCGGCCCACAAAAAGGCGGTCCGCCTTAGGCGATACCGGCCTGCTTGGCGATTCGGCTGCTATCCGGGTACCGCCGCCACCCTGCGCGTGGCACCCTCTGGACCGGCAATCGGCCCACGAAACGCCCTCGCCCAGGATGAACGTGGCCCTTGCTCTCCAGCCCCACGCCCAACCCGCCTCCAAACCGTAATCTGATGGCACGAACAGATCAAAATCAAGTGATCTGGTTTTTCATTTATGGTTGATGGTCATTACCCTAATCAACATATTATTGCCTCAGATGATCCTAATGCGCCAATACTTTACCGAAGCTGAAAGCCGCATGCCGTTCGACCAGCGCGAGGACGAATTCTCGGCAGTTTCTGTCTTGCCGCGCTATGGGGCACCCGTTATGATACAGGCTGTCACTTAGAACCTTACAGCCAGACATCTGTGCGCCTTGCGCGCATGTTTCTGGATCGCAGAGCGCTTGGGTTGCGGCCCGCAAAAAGGCGGTCCGCCTTAACACTCCAAGGAGGCGAAAGGCTGTAGAGGGCAAACGACCAAGCCAATTCGTCCGAGGGTTTCAAGTATCGGCGGTCTTTAGTCTTTCAAAGAGGAGGAGTCGAAGATGAAGAACTTTCTAACTATTGCTGGTGGATTGTTGGCCGTCCTGGCGTTCGGGATGCCGGCCACGGCCGCAGTCGTCTGGTCCGACGGTGTGAACTTGCCTTACAGCAGTGCGACCGTCGACATCGAGGGCGAGTTCGATAACGAGGCCGCTTGGGCGGGTGGCGACTTCAAGGTTCTCAATGGTACCGCCTCACAGGTGCCCGCTGGCTGGAAGTTCGCCCAACAGAGCTGGAACAACTGGGGGAACTGGGCTGTCAGTTCTTCCACGAATCTCACCGAGGGCAATGCCGCCCTGAAGATGACGCCCGGCGGTGGAGATTGGAATGACATCTTCGCCGGCACCTTCATCACCGGCCTGACAGTGGGCCAAGCTTACACCCTGACGTTCGATTTCCAGGCTGATGTCGGGTTCGACAAAGGAAATCCCGGACTGAAAACGGGAGACGACCACCAGCCCAGTGCTTCCTTCAATGTCATGAACGTCCCCGATAATCCGATCGGTTGGGGAGCCACCGAAGATTACCCCGGCCACCTGACCGGCTCGACATGGATCGGTCTGGGGAACTGGGACGGCAATTACCATCAGCAGTCACGCGACTTCGTGGCAACGGCTGATAGCATGGCCTTCGTGATCAAGATCCGGAGCATGAATTCTCCGGGTTCGGTCCGGATCGATAACCTGGTCGTCACGCCCGAACCGGCGGCGATGATCTTGCTGGCCCTCGGCGGCCTGGCATGCCTGTATCGCCGACGGTAAGGTTGCCCGACCGGGCTGACGGAATTCAACAGCACCTGAGAGCCATACGACGGTGGTCGTGTGGCTCTTCTTTTTAACGACTGTGGTCAAAAACCTTCGGATGCTCATCCGATGCCACCCTCGCCCAAACCATTTCGGACTTGTCCCGGACCGGTGAGCTCCCCGAGGCAGTGAGACGATTCGGGCAGGGACGCCATTGGCGGCATGCCTCCGGTCTTTTCTACCGCCCGAGCCTGCACGGGCGGAGAACCCGCCCGTTCCAGCCACAACATACCCCTGCCGGCCGCGCCGCAGACCCGACTTGAAGCCCCCTGTTGAGACACGGTCGGCCATTTCCACGTCCCCCTGCCGGTGGTAAGCTGTCATCCTCAAAGTCGCGCCGGATCACCGGTCGATCCGGGCATCGATCGAGATTCTCAAAGGGAAAGGGTTGGTTATGACTCAACGAGCAAGGGTGAGTCGGCGGACGCTGCTGAAAAGGGCGGCCGGGGCACTGGCAGTGCCCTATTTCGTGCCCGCTTGGGCATTGGGACGCGGAGGATGGCTGCCTCCCAGCGAACGCATCACCGTCGGCTTCATCGGGATCGGAAACATGGGCGGGGGGCACTTTGACGGCTTCCTGGAAGACAAGCAGCTCCAAGTCCTGGCCGCCTGCGACGTCCGTCGCGACGTGCGGGAAAGGCGAAAAGAA includes the following:
- a CDS encoding N-acyl homoserine lactonase family protein, which codes for MVRIMAYWNRRQAGRCRWGVVLVAAAVAVVVLPCWVCAEQSRASKPAAIGTRFGKDIPKYRIYPLRNGRCEIAGNDAFEGGDPAQSYEYVLYVWLILGGDKPMLVDAGLSDVAEMNRGAAAVLKKPITQDPTETVAAQLARFGLKPAEIGHVFITHLHFDHVDGLDAFTNARIYIGKQEWQLATANDCKGSWGHGRIMFMLRDNPEWNKRLVLVEDEEVLPGIESFFVGGHTLGSTAYQVNTAHGRTVLTGDTVSLLANIEKDIPVGVRMDLDQCRAGMKKIRERADIVLPSHDPTTPRRWPPVAPGLPRYTIRAIKVGQCEVREYISFQDSEGQDTRMYNLYVWAVLGGPHPILVETGPNPKHVGDFNRATAKYIPGGVRQLPEEDTLIALKRVGIDPSDVSHVIVTHLHADHYDYYPAFPNARLVVNRREYEQTRGDADNPEDRGHLNPEVFAAIRSHPEKLILAEDQEILPGIRTVPLGCHTPGSQGVLVQTHVGPVMLTGDVVYLYENIERDRPARSPDPRVCQEAMAKIRTLADIVLPAHDPLTLVRWPGGVIGAEPGSVATRQAAK
- a CDS encoding PEP-CTERM sorting domain-containing protein, yielding MKNFLTIAGGLLAVLAFGMPATAAVVWSDGVNLPYSSATVDIEGEFDNEAAWAGGDFKVLNGTASQVPAGWKFAQQSWNNWGNWAVSSSTNLTEGNAALKMTPGGGDWNDIFAGTFITGLTVGQAYTLTFDFQADVGFDKGNPGLKTGDDHQPSASFNVMNVPDNPIGWGATEDYPGHLTGSTWIGLGNWDGNYHQQSRDFVATADSMAFVIKIRSMNSPGSVRIDNLVVTPEPAAMILLALGGLACLYRRR